A single window of Granulicella sibirica DNA harbors:
- the pheS gene encoding phenylalanine--tRNA ligase subunit alpha — protein MTDSIPHLPSYDEPALDTSFATLSAEVAAETSNLSDPEAFRLNWLGRKQGRLKLISDAWLKSAPPEARKPLGIRFNQLKQQIEAALDAPAQAAPAKTVQQGIDITLPGTVRAPGIPHPLLKTMYEIETVFHHLGFSTSTGPQVESDFYNFEALNFPPNHPARDTQDTLVIARQQSRPSRDRLLMRTHTSPVQIRSMIASPPPLRIVIPGKVHRNDAADATHSPIFHQVEGLCVDTNITFSDLKGTLDHAMKALFGASVKTRFFPSFFPFTEPSADVQISCPFCGGSGCRKCKHSGWIELLGCGMVDPAVFASVDEQRKAQGFEPAYDPARISGFAFGMGVERIAMIQHGISDIGQFYSGDMRFLEQFA, from the coding sequence ATGACCGATTCGATTCCTCATCTTCCCAGCTACGACGAGCCCGCGCTCGACACTTCCTTCGCCACGCTCTCCGCTGAAGTTGCCGCGGAGACGTCGAACCTGTCAGATCCAGAGGCTTTCCGGTTGAATTGGCTCGGCCGCAAACAGGGCCGGCTCAAGCTCATCAGTGATGCGTGGCTGAAGTCGGCTCCGCCGGAAGCGCGCAAGCCGCTTGGCATTCGCTTCAACCAATTGAAGCAACAGATCGAGGCGGCGCTCGATGCACCTGCGCAGGCCGCGCCCGCGAAGACGGTTCAGCAGGGGATCGACATTACCCTGCCTGGAACGGTGCGGGCTCCGGGGATTCCGCATCCGCTGCTGAAGACGATGTACGAGATCGAGACGGTGTTTCACCATCTTGGGTTCTCGACCTCGACCGGCCCGCAGGTTGAGAGCGATTTCTACAACTTCGAAGCGCTGAACTTCCCGCCGAATCATCCGGCACGCGACACGCAAGACACGCTCGTGATCGCCAGGCAGCAGAGTCGGCCATCGCGCGACCGGCTGCTCATGCGGACGCATACGTCTCCGGTGCAGATCCGGTCGATGATCGCGAGCCCTCCGCCGCTACGGATCGTCATTCCGGGTAAGGTGCATCGCAACGACGCTGCCGACGCCACACATTCACCAATTTTTCATCAGGTGGAGGGATTGTGCGTCGATACGAACATCACCTTCTCCGACCTGAAGGGCACGCTCGATCATGCGATGAAGGCGCTCTTCGGGGCTTCGGTGAAGACGCGCTTCTTTCCGAGCTTCTTTCCGTTCACGGAGCCGTCGGCGGATGTGCAGATTTCGTGCCCGTTCTGCGGTGGAAGCGGATGCCGCAAGTGCAAGCATTCAGGCTGGATCGAGCTGCTTGGATGTGGCATGGTCGACCCGGCTGTCTTCGCGTCCGTGGACGAGCAGAGGAAGGCACAGGGGTTCGAACCGGCCTACGATCCGGCGCGTATCAGTGGCTTCGCTTTTGGCATGGGCGTCGAACGGATTGCGATGATTCAGCACGGCATTTCGGACATCGGTCAGTTCTATTCGGGAGATATGCGCTTCCTTGAGCAGTTCGCCTGA
- a CDS encoding efflux RND transporter periplasmic adaptor subunit — MPGPTVQGQSGPTTSGQPSSTTTTYHDPIAALPAPDGNGNHHALPKPGTTFSSDEPKPSRLGGSIRKILILLVLLAAVGGAIWKIRENRAETAATPTGRAAMGGGPTPVLVTPVVQRTVPVYLTALGTVTAYNSVTIKSRVDGQLLSVNVREGQTVKKGQLLAQIDPRPYQAAVAQAEGQLTKDQATAVNAQAEAGRYTALYGAGVISKESQQLQVSNAGVATGAIQADQAAIEAAKVNVIYTRITSPIDGVVGLRTVDPGNIVHASDSNGLILVNQVQPIAIIFTLPEDQLPQVLKLTRGGATLAVEAYDRSETTHLASGTLLTVDNTIDTTTGTAKIKAVFPNADGSLFPNQFVNVRLIVQDRENAIVVPSAALQTAANGNFLYVVKPGNPPEGLDTTVAGTAPPKSGRSGKGGGKGAKSGDPNAAANGKQNGPSYYVEAVPVKVDLTQGSNVILAAGTVNPGDQIVIDGQEKLKNGGRVIPHQSDPTIAPPPSTGNGHTRVRKADTGDASGPQGTPASGQNGNGTPAPGRSPQ; from the coding sequence ATGCCAGGACCGACGGTGCAAGGACAGTCCGGACCCACCACGTCAGGACAGCCCAGTTCGACGACCACGACCTATCACGATCCGATCGCCGCGCTCCCAGCGCCCGATGGCAACGGGAATCACCACGCGTTGCCAAAGCCGGGAACCACCTTTAGTTCCGACGAGCCCAAGCCCAGCCGACTCGGCGGCTCCATTCGCAAAATACTCATTCTGCTGGTTTTACTGGCTGCTGTCGGCGGAGCGATCTGGAAGATTCGAGAGAACCGTGCCGAGACCGCCGCGACTCCGACTGGACGAGCAGCCATGGGAGGTGGACCGACTCCCGTACTCGTCACCCCGGTTGTCCAGAGAACCGTGCCCGTCTACCTCACCGCGCTTGGAACCGTCACTGCCTATAACTCGGTCACAATTAAGAGCCGCGTCGACGGCCAGCTTCTCAGCGTGAACGTCCGCGAGGGCCAGACAGTCAAAAAAGGCCAGCTCCTCGCCCAGATCGATCCGCGCCCGTACCAGGCCGCCGTCGCACAGGCCGAAGGCCAGCTCACCAAGGATCAGGCGACAGCCGTCAATGCGCAGGCCGAGGCCGGACGCTACACCGCCCTCTATGGCGCGGGCGTCATCTCCAAGGAGAGCCAGCAGCTCCAGGTCTCGAACGCCGGTGTCGCTACTGGCGCGATCCAGGCCGACCAGGCCGCGATCGAAGCCGCCAAGGTTAATGTCATCTACACCCGCATCACCTCGCCGATCGACGGTGTCGTCGGTCTCCGCACGGTCGATCCGGGCAATATCGTCCATGCAAGCGATTCCAACGGCCTCATCCTCGTCAACCAGGTCCAGCCGATTGCCATCATCTTCACCCTCCCCGAGGATCAGCTTCCACAAGTGCTGAAGCTAACCCGCGGCGGAGCCACCCTTGCCGTTGAGGCATACGATCGTTCCGAGACGACCCACCTGGCGAGCGGAACGCTCCTGACGGTCGATAACACCATCGACACGACCACCGGCACCGCGAAGATCAAGGCTGTCTTCCCCAACGCCGACGGCTCGCTCTTCCCGAACCAGTTTGTCAACGTTCGCCTCATCGTCCAGGATCGCGAAAACGCCATCGTCGTTCCCTCCGCGGCGCTCCAAACCGCCGCAAACGGAAACTTCCTCTACGTCGTCAAGCCTGGAAATCCCCCTGAAGGTCTCGACACGACCGTGGCCGGGACGGCTCCGCCAAAGAGCGGACGCTCGGGCAAGGGCGGCGGTAAAGGCGCAAAGAGCGGCGATCCGAACGCGGCGGCGAACGGGAAGCAGAATGGCCCGAGCTACTACGTCGAAGCGGTTCCCGTGAAGGTCGATCTCACCCAGGGCTCGAACGTGATTCTTGCGGCAGGCACTGTCAATCCCGGCGATCAGATCGTGATCGACGGCCAGGAGAAGCTCAAGAACGGCGGCCGCGTGATCCCGCACCAGAGCGATCCCACGATCGCCCCCCCGCCAAGCACCGGCAACGGCCACACTCGTGTCCGCAAGGCCGATACCGGTGACGCAAGCGGCCCGCAAGGCACGCCTGCCTCCGGCCAGAATGGCAACGGAACGCCAGCTCCAGGAAGGTCCCCGCAATGA
- a CDS encoding UbiA family prenyltransferase yields MTDTTIDSPLTQAETLFQDPLTAGIPLCVDLDGTLVKSDTLLDSVIVLTRQHPEALLKFPKWLGGGKAAFKKNITSTVQLDVVHLPYNRHLLQYLEQQRATGREIYLATGADATLAQRVADHLGLFSGVLASDGTMNLIGKNKLAAFQQRFGSKFCYIGNAHPDVPLLSNCHQPMVANPHRSLSSALRSAKITPSMTFTDQASSLKAWLKAIRLHQWAKNTLIFLPLILAHTRSAALFLGAAIAFLSFGLCASATYIVNDLLDLEADRKHISKRRRPFAAGDLSPLAGAVVIFLFLLTSLVLAIALPHIVAGMSPHDALKYPYKFLEWMGVYLVSTLAYSLYLKRRVLLDVIVLSGLYTVRILAGSAATGVLVSTWLGAFSIFFFLSLAFVKRFAELENLIQRNASPSNGRGYRTTDIEQLRSFGTASAYASVVVLTLYISNLADSAHLYSHTTRLWLLVPILLLWLSRLWLLASRGDLHEDPVVYAITDRRSLALGVLVLVVVLLAL; encoded by the coding sequence ATGACCGACACAACAATCGATTCCCCGCTTACCCAGGCCGAGACTCTCTTTCAGGATCCGCTTACCGCGGGAATTCCACTTTGCGTCGACCTGGACGGAACCCTGGTCAAATCCGATACGCTTCTCGATTCCGTGATCGTGCTGACCCGCCAGCATCCGGAGGCGCTTCTCAAGTTCCCGAAATGGCTCGGTGGGGGCAAGGCAGCCTTCAAGAAGAACATCACATCGACCGTCCAATTGGACGTCGTGCATCTCCCCTACAATCGCCACCTGCTGCAGTACCTTGAGCAGCAGCGGGCCACGGGGAGGGAGATCTACCTGGCGACCGGGGCGGATGCCACGCTGGCGCAGCGCGTCGCCGATCATCTCGGCTTGTTTTCCGGCGTTCTGGCTTCTGACGGCACGATGAACCTGATCGGAAAGAACAAGCTCGCCGCGTTCCAGCAGCGCTTCGGTTCGAAGTTCTGCTACATCGGGAACGCACATCCCGATGTCCCGCTGCTGTCGAACTGCCATCAGCCGATGGTCGCGAATCCACATCGGAGCCTGTCGAGTGCGCTACGCTCGGCGAAGATCACTCCGTCGATGACCTTCACGGACCAGGCGAGTTCGCTCAAGGCGTGGCTGAAGGCGATCCGACTGCACCAGTGGGCAAAAAATACGCTCATCTTCCTTCCTCTGATTCTCGCGCACACGCGGTCGGCGGCGTTGTTTCTGGGTGCGGCGATCGCGTTTCTGTCCTTCGGACTCTGCGCCTCGGCGACGTATATCGTCAACGATCTGCTGGATCTCGAGGCCGATCGGAAGCACATTTCGAAGCGACGGCGTCCGTTTGCTGCCGGCGATCTTTCGCCGCTTGCGGGTGCGGTTGTGATCTTTCTCTTTCTTCTGACATCGCTCGTCCTTGCCATCGCGCTGCCGCATATTGTCGCGGGGATGTCGCCGCATGACGCACTCAAGTATCCCTACAAGTTCCTCGAGTGGATGGGCGTTTACCTGGTGTCGACACTTGCGTATTCGCTCTACCTGAAGCGCCGGGTGCTTCTCGACGTAATCGTCCTCTCCGGTCTGTATACGGTGCGTATTCTCGCCGGCTCGGCGGCTACGGGCGTGCTTGTCTCGACCTGGCTGGGCGCTTTCAGCATCTTTTTCTTCCTCTCGCTTGCGTTCGTCAAGCGATTCGCGGAGCTGGAAAATTTGATTCAACGCAATGCCAGCCCGAGCAACGGGAGAGGTTACCGGACGACCGATATCGAGCAGCTTCGGAGCTTTGGGACCGCCAGCGCATACGCGTCGGTGGTGGTGCTGACACTCTATATTTCGAACCTCGCGGATTCTGCGCATCTCTACAGCCATACGACGCGGCTATGGCTGCTTGTTCCGATTCTTCTGCTGTGGCTGAGCCGGTTGTGGCTCCTGGCGTCGCGCGGCGATCTGCATGAGGATCCGGTGGTGTACGCCATCACGGACCGTCGATCGCTGGCGCTTGGAGTGCTGGTGCTCGTGGTGGTGCTACTCGCGCTGTAG